A region of Chlamydia crocodili DNA encodes the following proteins:
- the rpsG gene encoding 30S ribosomal protein S7 — MSRRHAAEKKVIPADPIYGSVTLERFINKVMMHGKKSIARKIVYSALDRFSKKIGAENVLEAFEEALENAKPLLEVRSRRVGGATYQVPVEVASGRRDCLAMQWIIKHARAKPGKSMEMGLATELIDCFNKQGATIKKREDTHRMAEANKAFAHYKW; from the coding sequence ATGTCAAGACGACATGCCGCTGAGAAGAAAGTAATTCCAGCAGATCCCATCTATGGAAGCGTAACCCTAGAAAGGTTCATTAATAAAGTTATGATGCATGGGAAAAAAAGCATCGCTAGGAAGATAGTTTATTCTGCTTTAGATAGATTTTCTAAGAAAATAGGAGCGGAGAATGTGCTAGAGGCTTTTGAAGAAGCCTTGGAAAATGCAAAGCCTTTGCTTGAAGTTCGCTCTCGTCGTGTTGGTGGAGCTACATATCAAGTTCCTGTAGAAGTTGCTTCGGGACGAAGAGACTGTTTGGCTATGCAATGGATTATTAAACACGCTAGAGCAAAGCCTGGAAAATCTATGGAGATGGGATTAGCAACTGAGCTCATTGATTGTTTCAATAAACAGGGAGCTACTATTAAAAAACGTGAAGATACCCACCGTATGGCTGAAGCTAATAAAGCATTTGCTCATTATAAGTGGTAA
- the fusA gene encoding elongation factor G has translation MSDQEFDLSKIRNIGIMAHIDAGKTTTTERILYYAGRTHKIGEVHEGGATMDWMEQEQERGITITSAATTVFWLDCKINIIDTPGHVDFTIEVERSLRVLDGAVAVFDAVSGVEPQSETVWRQANKYGVPRIAFVNKMDRMGADYFAAVESMKEKLGANAIPVHCPIGAESQFVGMVDLISQKALYFLDETLGAKWEEREIPEELKEKCAELRYALLEELATVDESNEAFMMKVLEDPNSITEEEIHDAMRKGVIENKINPVLCGTAFKNKGVQQLLNVIVRWLPSPKDRGVIHGINLKNNEEVHLEPRKDGPLAALAFKIMTDPYVGRITFIRIYSGTLKKGSAILNSTKDKKERISRLLEMHANERTDRDEFTVGDIGACVGLKYSVTGDTLCDDNQEIVLERIEIPEPVIDMAIEPKSKGDREKLAQALSALSEEDPTFRVTSNEETGQTIISGMGELHLDILRDRMIREFKVEANVGKPQVSYKETITKNGKSETKYVKQSGGRGQYAHVCLEIEPNEPGKGNEVVSKIVGGVIPREYIPAVMKGVEEGLNTGVLAGYGLVDVKVNIVFGSYHEVDSSEMAFKICGSMAVKEACRKATPVILEPIMKVAVTTPEDHLGDVIGDLNRRRGKILGQESSRGMAQVNAEVPLSEMFGYTTSLRSLTSGRATSTMEPAFFAKVPQKIQEEIVKK, from the coding sequence ATGAGTGATCAGGAATTCGATTTAAGCAAAATTAGAAACATCGGTATCATGGCACATATCGATGCGGGAAAAACGACAACTACAGAAAGAATTCTTTATTACGCTGGAAGAACTCATAAAATTGGTGAGGTTCATGAAGGCGGAGCTACCATGGACTGGATGGAACAGGAGCAAGAAAGAGGTATTACTATTACCTCTGCTGCAACAACTGTTTTCTGGCTAGATTGTAAAATCAATATTATTGACACTCCTGGACACGTGGACTTCACTATTGAAGTTGAGAGATCTCTTCGTGTTTTAGACGGTGCCGTAGCTGTATTTGATGCAGTGTCTGGAGTTGAGCCTCAATCAGAGACTGTGTGGAGACAAGCGAATAAGTACGGTGTTCCCCGGATTGCTTTCGTAAATAAAATGGATCGCATGGGTGCGGATTACTTTGCGGCCGTAGAATCTATGAAAGAAAAACTTGGTGCTAATGCCATTCCTGTGCACTGTCCTATTGGCGCTGAAAGCCAATTTGTTGGAATGGTGGATCTGATTTCGCAAAAGGCTCTATATTTTCTAGATGAAACTCTAGGTGCTAAGTGGGAAGAACGAGAAATTCCTGAAGAACTTAAAGAGAAATGTGCAGAACTTCGGTATGCACTTCTTGAAGAACTTGCTACAGTAGATGAAAGTAATGAAGCTTTCATGATGAAAGTTCTCGAAGATCCAAATTCTATTACCGAAGAAGAAATCCATGATGCGATGCGCAAAGGGGTTATTGAAAATAAGATCAATCCCGTATTGTGTGGAACTGCCTTTAAGAATAAAGGTGTCCAGCAGCTTCTCAATGTTATTGTAAGATGGTTGCCTTCACCTAAAGATCGTGGTGTAATCCATGGAATTAATCTAAAGAACAACGAAGAAGTTCATTTAGAACCTAGAAAAGACGGCCCTCTAGCTGCTCTTGCGTTCAAAATTATGACAGACCCCTATGTTGGTCGTATCACCTTTATCCGTATCTATTCAGGAACTCTTAAAAAGGGTTCAGCTATTCTTAACTCCACTAAGGATAAAAAAGAGCGGATTTCTCGTTTATTAGAGATGCACGCTAATGAAAGAACCGATAGAGACGAATTTACCGTTGGGGATATCGGTGCTTGTGTAGGTTTAAAATATTCAGTTACAGGGGATACGCTTTGCGACGATAATCAGGAAATTGTTCTTGAGCGTATTGAAATTCCTGAACCTGTGATTGATATGGCTATTGAGCCAAAATCTAAGGGAGATAGAGAGAAATTAGCTCAAGCATTGAGTGCTCTTTCCGAGGAAGATCCTACTTTCCGCGTTACTTCAAACGAGGAGACAGGACAAACAATTATTTCTGGGATGGGTGAGCTACATTTAGATATTCTTCGCGATCGTATGATTCGCGAATTTAAAGTGGAAGCTAATGTTGGCAAGCCTCAAGTTTCTTATAAAGAAACAATTACCAAGAATGGCAAAAGCGAAACAAAATACGTGAAACAGTCTGGTGGTCGTGGACAATATGCTCACGTTTGCCTCGAGATTGAGCCAAATGAACCAGGGAAGGGCAATGAAGTTGTCAGCAAAATTGTTGGCGGTGTTATTCCTAGAGAATATATCCCAGCAGTTATGAAAGGTGTAGAAGAAGGCTTAAATACAGGTGTTCTTGCTGGTTATGGTTTGGTAGATGTTAAGGTCAACATTGTGTTTGGATCATATCACGAGGTAGATTCCAGTGAAATGGCATTTAAAATATGCGGTTCAATGGCTGTGAAAGAAGCTTGCAGAAAAGCCACTCCGGTGATTCTAGAACCTATTATGAAAGTTGCGGTAACGACTCCTGAGGATCATTTAGGAGATGTTATTGGTGATTTGAATCGTCGTCGTGGAAAAATCTTAGGCCAGGAATCTTCACGAGGTATGGCACAAGTAAATGCCGAGGTTCCTTTAAGTGAAATGTTTGGATACACAACATCTTTAAGATCCTTGACTTCCGGAAGAGCAACATCAACAATGGAACCAGCCTTCTTTGCTAAGGTTCCTCAAAAAATTCAAGAAGAGATTGTTAAGAAGTAA
- the rpsJ gene encoding 30S ribosomal protein S10, giving the protein MKQQKQKIRIRLKGFDQGQLDRSTADIVETAKRTGARVAGPIPLPTKREVYTVLRSPHVDKKSREQFEIRTHKRLIDILDPTGKTIDALKMLALPAGVDIKIKAA; this is encoded by the coding sequence ATGAAGCAGCAAAAACAGAAAATTCGTATTCGTCTGAAAGGATTCGATCAGGGACAGCTAGATCGATCAACCGCAGATATTGTTGAGACTGCTAAAAGAACAGGCGCTCGTGTAGCAGGTCCTATTCCTTTGCCTACGAAGAGGGAAGTGTACACTGTGTTGCGTTCTCCTCACGTAGACAAGAAGTCTAGGGAGCAGTTTGAAATTCGTACGCATAAGCGTTTAATAGATATCTTAGATCCTACAGGAAAAACTATAGATGCCCTAAAAATGTTAGCTCTTCCAGCAGGAGTTGATATTAAGATCAAGGCTGCATAG
- a CDS encoding ferredoxin reductase domain-containing protein — MHLVEKFKAQRVSLLSRELISCCDSTIASFDAGHVYQLFLSTTDSNLPYKVGDSLGVFPKNPISVVEKILECLSYSPKQLVQTRESSHVTFYDFLRCYANVDKLPAKLRSFFPDTEDSINFYDAIQKYKPSIPIELFVQSVLPLLPRFYSIASAPHPQEKKIELLVRLVSYPGEYEQRHGVCSFFLCKELELDESCYAYVQPTKHFTIGDYIHNKPIVMIGSGTGIAPYKGFLQQRIYNKDPGTNLLFFGERFEKANFYYQDFWKQAIENQLLQLFLAFSRDGDQKIYVQDLLRKEADTVLKAYEGGAYFFVCGSKVLGSEVKKTLEDILGKDKLSQLKEERRYVIDVY, encoded by the coding sequence ATGCATTTAGTAGAGAAATTTAAGGCTCAGAGGGTTTCTCTTCTCTCACGAGAGCTCATTTCTTGTTGCGATTCTACCATTGCTTCTTTTGATGCAGGCCATGTCTATCAATTATTTCTTAGTACAACAGATTCTAATCTACCTTATAAGGTAGGGGATTCTTTGGGCGTATTCCCAAAGAATCCTATAAGTGTTGTTGAGAAGATTCTCGAATGTTTAAGTTATTCTCCAAAACAACTGGTACAGACTCGAGAATCCTCTCACGTTACCTTCTATGACTTCTTAAGATGCTACGCAAATGTAGATAAACTTCCTGCGAAGCTTAGGTCCTTTTTCCCTGATACAGAAGATTCTATAAATTTTTATGATGCTATACAGAAATATAAACCTAGTATCCCTATAGAGCTATTTGTACAAAGTGTCTTACCTCTACTACCTCGCTTTTATTCGATAGCCTCTGCTCCACATCCTCAGGAAAAAAAAATAGAACTGCTAGTTAGGCTTGTAAGTTATCCTGGGGAGTATGAGCAGCGTCATGGAGTGTGTTCTTTCTTTTTATGTAAGGAATTAGAGCTAGATGAGAGCTGTTATGCATACGTACAGCCTACCAAACATTTTACCATTGGGGATTACATTCATAATAAACCCATTGTCATGATCGGCTCAGGAACCGGAATAGCTCCATATAAAGGTTTCTTACAACAGCGTATTTACAATAAAGATCCAGGAACGAACTTACTCTTTTTTGGAGAACGATTTGAGAAGGCGAATTTCTATTATCAAGATTTTTGGAAACAAGCTATTGAAAACCAGTTGTTGCAGCTTTTTTTAGCTTTTTCTCGCGATGGGGATCAGAAGATCTATGTACAAGATCTACTCAGAAAAGAGGCGGATACGGTCTTAAAAGCATATGAAGGGGGGGCGTATTTCTTTGTTTGTGGAAGTAAGGTTTTGGGAAGTGAAGTTAAAAAGACTCTAGAAGATATTTTGGGGAAAGATAAGCTCTCCCAATTGAAGGAAGAGCGTCGTTATGTTATCGATGTCTATTAA
- the ispF gene encoding 2-C-methyl-D-erythritol 2,4-cyclodiphosphate synthase, whose amino-acid sequence MNAENDSPLPKPQWIYRVGIGQDSHRFLSESSAKPCTLAGVIFENSPGFQANSDGDIVFHAICNAISSVTHRIILGEVADELFHTRGITDSSVYLSEAIKSLKSNQMISHVAITIEGNRPKFLPKLSAMRQSIASALNIPLGSVGITATSGEGLSDFGCGDGVQCFCVLTVMEYCN is encoded by the coding sequence AAACCGCAATGGATTTATCGTGTAGGAATCGGGCAAGATAGCCATCGTTTCCTTTCCGAAAGTTCTGCAAAACCCTGCACTTTAGCTGGGGTAATCTTTGAAAATAGTCCTGGTTTCCAAGCAAATTCTGATGGCGATATTGTCTTCCACGCTATTTGCAACGCCATCTCTTCTGTAACTCATAGAATCATATTAGGAGAAGTTGCCGATGAACTTTTCCATACTCGTGGTATTACCGACAGTAGTGTGTATTTATCCGAAGCTATAAAATCCTTAAAATCGAACCAAATGATTTCTCATGTAGCTATTACTATTGAAGGAAATCGTCCTAAATTTCTTCCAAAACTCTCTGCTATGAGACAAAGTATTGCCTCTGCTTTAAATATTCCTCTAGGATCCGTAGGCATTACTGCAACCTCTGGGGAAGGTTTGAGTGATTTTGGCTGTGGTGATGGTGTACAATGTTTTTGCGTACTCACAGTTATGGAGTATTGCAATTAA